The following proteins come from a genomic window of Streptomyces liliiviolaceus:
- a CDS encoding type I polyketide synthase, with product MSVSRTAVRALVAERLHGWYGLPPGELPDDRPLAEAGLTSRDALALTAALGELAGRRLPDTLLWDAPTIEALAEHLAEEQPTTIPAPLSKPGAAVSVAVVGVGCRFPGGVTSADAYWRLLTRGEDAVGTLPAGRWDPFVPDPAHLPDDVVRHGAFLGGLDAVAGFDAEFFGIPAHEATAMDPQHRMLLEVTREALDHACLSADALAGTRTGVFVGISGNEYAHLTTADPRAVDAWTATGAALSVAAGRLSYALDLRGPSLSVDTACSSSLVAVHHAVRSLMSGESDTALAAGANLLLSPAVTLGFQRAGALAPDGRCKAFDAAADGIVRGEGCGVVVLKRLADAERDGDRVLAVIRATAVNSDGRSNGLTAPNAEAQRALLAEAHTAPATVDYVEAHGTGTALGDPIEASALGTVLGRDRAPEQPLLIGSAKTNLGHLEAAAGIAGLVKTVLALHHGEIPGQLHFTRPGPHADLDALGLRVVTSPEPWPRYSGTATAGVSAFGFGGTNAHAVLTEHRPTRTRPPASGTAERPALLLLDGPTTDRVRAYAGELAAWLDTPGSRRVRDADLARTLAGRTGRGRHRAALVTRDRTETVTALTRLAEGVPSPNLITGHGAPGGPGPMVWVFSGYGSQWPGMGCRLLATEPVFEAAVDRLEPLLREHAGLSLRAGLRPDADLSTPATVMPVLYGIQVALAELWRSYGLEPAAVIGHSLGEIAAAVVSGELDPSTGARTVAVRSRLLARLRGGAMAVVDLPAVEIPLAAREFKTLQVAVHASPTQSVVTGSAEDVTGLVARVTEAGGFARSLGVSAAGHSPEVEPLLPEFARELGDVQPSSPRCRRYSTTLDDPREAAPCDTEYWAANLRNPVRFAQAVRAAAEDGHRVFVEVAPHATQAHPLTETLRDAGAQDAFVVPTLRRGTDDAVGFRTSLATLLVQGVRVTRPREGLAPGGRIVDVPPPRWRHRRFWAGEETPPEPPLKAAPVRATTPLDRLRLCVAGVMGYAPDHLDPDTPLTDLGLDSLTAVRIRTAIQQEFNTDVAPATLLKQATLSVVTDLLTTTPPAPRTNAPTGARGTARATTPNPHPNAPIGARGTARPATTHPHPKTLRTYPSTGRATPLYLAHAAGGDATVYTRLAASLDTDRPLYGYDRQAEPDDVPARAAEFARRVRETSPDGPWAIGGWSYGGLVAHEAAGLLTPHGRVTALVLLDSVLPLPTPLTPAEQALRHFHDFAAYVERTYGTPLDLPYDELADLDDTGRIDLVIKVLRDTVDPPEAVLEHQRTSYLDLRSGERHRPGEYAGRTLLYRASEPAPHTVRDPRYEREDATLGWDAHCTDLTVVPLPGHHLSLLDPPVVDHLARLLTRDLRDS from the coding sequence GTGAGCGTGTCGCGCACGGCGGTCCGCGCGCTGGTCGCCGAACGGCTGCACGGCTGGTACGGGCTGCCGCCGGGCGAGCTGCCCGACGACCGCCCGCTCGCCGAGGCCGGTCTGACCTCGCGGGACGCGCTCGCCCTGACGGCCGCGCTGGGCGAACTGGCGGGCCGGCGGCTGCCGGACACACTGCTGTGGGACGCGCCGACGATCGAAGCGCTGGCGGAGCACCTGGCCGAGGAGCAACCCACGACGATCCCCGCCCCCCTCTCCAAGCCCGGGGCCGCCGTCTCCGTCGCCGTCGTCGGCGTGGGCTGCCGCTTCCCCGGCGGTGTCACCTCCGCCGACGCGTACTGGCGGCTCCTCACCAGGGGCGAGGATGCCGTCGGCACCCTCCCGGCGGGCCGCTGGGACCCCTTCGTACCGGACCCCGCACACCTGCCGGACGACGTGGTCCGGCACGGCGCCTTCCTCGGCGGGCTCGACGCCGTCGCCGGTTTCGACGCCGAGTTCTTCGGGATCCCGGCGCACGAGGCCACCGCCATGGACCCCCAGCACCGCATGCTCCTGGAGGTCACCCGCGAGGCCCTCGACCACGCCTGTCTCTCCGCCGACGCGCTCGCGGGCACCCGTACCGGTGTCTTCGTGGGCATCAGCGGCAACGAGTACGCGCACCTCACGACCGCCGACCCCCGTGCCGTGGACGCCTGGACGGCCACCGGCGCCGCCCTGAGCGTCGCCGCGGGCCGCCTTTCGTACGCGCTCGACCTGCGCGGCCCCAGCCTGTCCGTCGACACGGCGTGCTCGTCGTCGCTGGTCGCGGTCCATCACGCCGTACGCAGCCTGATGTCGGGCGAGAGCGACACGGCACTGGCCGCCGGAGCGAACCTGCTCCTGAGCCCCGCCGTCACCCTCGGTTTCCAGCGCGCGGGCGCCCTCGCACCGGACGGCCGCTGCAAGGCCTTCGACGCCGCCGCCGACGGGATCGTACGTGGCGAGGGCTGCGGGGTCGTCGTCCTGAAGCGGCTCGCGGACGCCGAACGCGACGGCGACCGCGTCCTGGCGGTGATCCGCGCGACCGCCGTCAACTCCGACGGCCGCTCCAACGGACTCACCGCCCCCAACGCCGAGGCCCAGCGCGCCCTGCTCGCCGAGGCGCACACCGCTCCGGCGACCGTGGACTACGTGGAGGCCCACGGCACGGGCACCGCCCTCGGCGACCCGATCGAGGCGAGCGCCCTCGGTACCGTCCTCGGCCGTGACCGCGCCCCGGAACAGCCCCTCCTGATCGGCTCCGCGAAGACCAACCTCGGCCATCTGGAGGCCGCCGCCGGTATTGCGGGCCTGGTCAAGACCGTGCTCGCCCTGCACCACGGCGAGATCCCCGGCCAACTGCACTTCACCCGCCCGGGACCGCACGCCGACCTCGACGCGCTCGGGCTGCGCGTGGTCACCTCGCCCGAACCCTGGCCCCGCTACTCGGGCACCGCCACCGCCGGCGTCTCGGCCTTCGGCTTCGGCGGCACGAACGCCCACGCCGTCCTCACCGAACACCGCCCCACCCGTACGAGGCCGCCCGCGTCCGGAACCGCCGAGCGACCCGCGCTGCTCCTGCTGGACGGCCCGACCACCGACCGCGTACGCGCGTACGCCGGTGAGCTGGCCGCCTGGCTGGACACCCCCGGCAGCCGACGCGTCCGCGACGCCGACCTCGCCCGTACCCTCGCGGGCCGCACCGGCCGCGGCCGGCACCGCGCGGCCCTCGTCACCCGCGACCGCACAGAGACGGTCACGGCACTCACCCGCCTCGCCGAGGGCGTTCCCTCTCCTAACCTGATCACGGGCCACGGGGCCCCCGGCGGGCCGGGACCGATGGTGTGGGTCTTCTCCGGCTACGGCTCCCAATGGCCGGGCATGGGCTGCCGGTTGCTCGCGACGGAGCCCGTGTTCGAGGCGGCCGTCGACCGCCTCGAACCCCTCCTGCGCGAGCACGCCGGCCTCTCGCTGCGCGCCGGCCTGCGCCCCGACGCCGACCTGTCGACCCCCGCCACCGTCATGCCCGTCCTGTACGGCATCCAGGTCGCTCTCGCCGAACTGTGGCGGTCGTACGGTCTCGAACCCGCCGCCGTCATCGGCCACTCGCTCGGCGAGATCGCGGCGGCGGTCGTGTCCGGTGAACTGGACCCGTCGACCGGCGCCCGCACGGTCGCCGTACGCTCCCGCCTGCTGGCCCGCCTGAGGGGCGGAGCCATGGCGGTGGTGGACCTCCCGGCCGTCGAAATCCCCCTCGCCGCTCGGGAGTTCAAGACCCTCCAGGTGGCCGTGCACGCCTCGCCGACCCAGAGTGTGGTCACGGGATCGGCCGAGGACGTCACGGGACTGGTGGCCCGGGTGACCGAGGCAGGCGGCTTCGCCCGCTCGCTGGGAGTGTCCGCGGCCGGACACTCACCCGAAGTCGAGCCGCTGCTACCGGAGTTCGCGAGGGAGCTGGGTGATGTCCAGCCCTCGTCCCCCCGTTGCCGCCGCTACTCCACGACGCTCGACGACCCCCGGGAGGCCGCCCCCTGCGACACGGAGTACTGGGCGGCCAACCTGCGCAACCCCGTCCGCTTCGCCCAGGCGGTGCGCGCGGCGGCCGAGGACGGACACCGCGTCTTCGTCGAGGTCGCCCCGCACGCCACGCAGGCGCACCCGCTCACCGAGACGCTGCGGGACGCGGGGGCGCAGGACGCATTTGTGGTCCCCACACTGCGCCGCGGCACCGACGACGCGGTGGGCTTCCGTACCTCGCTGGCCACGCTGCTCGTCCAGGGCGTGCGCGTGACCCGGCCGCGGGAGGGGCTGGCCCCTGGGGGCCGCATCGTGGACGTCCCGCCGCCCCGCTGGCGGCACCGCCGGTTCTGGGCGGGCGAGGAGACACCGCCCGAGCCCCCGCTCAAGGCCGCGCCGGTCCGTGCCACGACCCCGCTGGACCGTCTCCGCCTGTGCGTGGCAGGGGTGATGGGCTACGCCCCCGACCACCTGGACCCCGACACCCCACTGACGGACCTGGGCCTGGACTCCCTCACGGCCGTACGCATACGAACAGCCATACAACAGGAGTTCAACACCGACGTGGCCCCGGCCACCCTCCTGAAACAGGCAACGCTAAGTGTGGTAACGGACCTACTGACAACCACCCCACCAGCCCCACGAACAAACGCCCCGACAGGGGCGCGAGGAACGGCGCGAGCAACCACGCCGAACCCGCACCCGAACGCCCCGATAGGGGCGCGGGGAACTGCGCGACCAGCCACAACGCACCCGCACCCAAAAACCCTGCGCACCTACCCCTCCACCGGCAGAGCCACCCCCCTCTACCTCGCCCACGCCGCAGGCGGCGACGCCACCGTCTACACCCGCCTGGCCGCAAGCCTCGACACCGACCGCCCCCTGTACGGGTACGACAGACAGGCAGAACCCGACGACGTACCGGCCCGCGCAGCGGAGTTCGCCCGACGCGTACGGGAGACGAGTCCCGACGGCCCCTGGGCGATCGGCGGCTGGTCGTACGGCGGACTGGTGGCCCATGAGGCCGCCGGACTCCTCACCCCCCACGGCCGAGTCACGGCCCTCGTCCTCCTCGACTCCGTCCTCCCCCTCCCCACCCCCCTCACCCCGGCCGAGCAGGCCCTCCGCCACTTCCACGACTTCGCCGCCTACGTGGAACGCACCTACGGCACACCACTCGACCTCCCGTACGACGAACTCGCCGACCTCGACGACACGGGAAGGATCGACCTCGTCATCAAGGTGCTCAGAGACACCGTCGATCCGCCGGAAGCCGTCCTCGAACACCAGCGGACCTCCTACCTGGACCTGCGCAGCGGCGAACGCCACCGGCCTGGCGAATACGCGGGCCGCACCCTCCTCTACCGCGCGAGCGAACCCGCCCCGCACACCGTCCGGGACCCCCGCTACGAGCGCGAGGACGCGACGCTCGGCTGGGACGCGCACTGCACCGACCTGACCGTCGTCCCGCTGCCGGGCCACCATCTGTCACTGCTCGACCCACCGGTCGTCGACCACCTGGCCCGGTTGCTGACACGCGATCTGCGGGACTCCTGA
- a CDS encoding fatty acyl-AMP ligase yields MTSGAAMNSAGPAVDEPSLTDHLRHWAAHRPQQRAFSHVAFPDGSSGGLHRTLGWRALDARARAVAARLVTVASPGERAALVLPQGLDYVAGFLGCLYAGVIAVPLFGPELPGHEGRLAAVLADCEPACLLTDSTATPAIRDFVRDRRLPDVPVIPIDQLPLERDGSGARGEGGGPELSPGSGPRSSPEPRPLPDDVAYLQYTSGSTRSPAGVMISHANVVANARQALDAFVADPRTSTTVGWLPLFHDMGLVLSIAAPVVGGFPSVLMDPADFLRDPARWLRLLGSYEGTISAAPNFAYDYCVARTAPEDVDELRLDRVRVLINGSEPVRAGTVERFRRAFAPAGLAPTAHCPAYGLAEATVFVTVNPLDEPLSAVACRADALAAGRIEATTADDGHTESTVLVSCGTPVGQELRIVGADGGVLPAGHVGEIHLRGPNIGLGYWKHAGLTAETFGFGAGEDWLRTGDLGALHEGRLLVTGRLKDVLVVDGRNHYPQDIEETVQSVVPLVRRDHLAAFGVTRPDAMGEELVVVAEHRRDADPTADDSRGAERAVRAAVSARHGLRLGALLLVPPGSVPRTSSGKVSRAATRTRFLDGGFGPR; encoded by the coding sequence ATGACCTCCGGAGCCGCCATGAACTCCGCCGGGCCCGCCGTCGACGAACCCTCCCTCACGGACCATCTGAGGCACTGGGCCGCACACCGTCCGCAGCAACGCGCCTTCAGCCATGTCGCCTTCCCCGACGGCTCCTCGGGCGGTCTGCACCGCACGCTCGGCTGGCGGGCCCTGGACGCCCGGGCCAGAGCGGTGGCGGCCCGCCTCGTCACCGTCGCGTCCCCCGGCGAACGGGCCGCCCTCGTCCTGCCCCAGGGCCTGGACTACGTCGCCGGATTCCTCGGCTGCCTGTACGCGGGCGTCATCGCCGTACCCCTCTTCGGACCCGAACTCCCGGGCCACGAAGGCAGACTGGCGGCCGTCCTCGCCGACTGCGAACCGGCCTGTCTGCTCACCGACTCCACCGCGACCCCCGCGATCCGCGACTTCGTACGGGACCGCCGGCTCCCGGACGTCCCGGTGATCCCCATCGATCAACTCCCCCTCGAACGCGACGGGTCCGGCGCGCGCGGCGAAGGCGGCGGACCGGAGTTGAGCCCCGGGTCCGGTCCTCGGTCGAGCCCGGAACCGAGGCCGCTGCCCGACGACGTCGCCTACCTCCAGTACACCTCCGGCTCCACCCGCAGCCCGGCCGGCGTGATGATCAGCCACGCCAACGTCGTCGCCAACGCCCGCCAGGCACTGGACGCGTTCGTCGCCGACCCGCGGACGAGCACGACGGTCGGCTGGCTGCCGCTCTTCCACGACATGGGACTCGTCCTCAGCATCGCCGCCCCCGTCGTGGGCGGTTTCCCGTCCGTCCTCATGGACCCCGCCGACTTCCTCCGCGACCCCGCGCGCTGGCTGCGCCTCCTCGGCTCGTACGAGGGCACGATCAGCGCGGCCCCGAACTTCGCGTACGACTACTGCGTGGCCCGCACGGCCCCCGAGGACGTCGACGAACTCCGCCTGGACCGCGTACGGGTGCTCATCAACGGCAGCGAACCGGTACGGGCCGGCACGGTGGAACGCTTCCGCAGGGCCTTCGCGCCCGCGGGCCTCGCCCCCACGGCACACTGCCCGGCGTACGGCCTGGCGGAAGCCACCGTCTTCGTGACCGTGAACCCCCTGGACGAACCCCTCTCGGCCGTCGCCTGCCGGGCCGACGCCCTCGCGGCGGGACGGATCGAGGCGACGACGGCGGACGACGGGCACACGGAGTCGACCGTGCTGGTCTCCTGCGGCACCCCGGTCGGGCAGGAACTGCGGATCGTCGGCGCCGACGGCGGCGTACTGCCGGCCGGGCACGTCGGAGAGATCCATCTGCGCGGACCCAACATCGGCCTCGGCTACTGGAAGCACGCCGGACTCACGGCCGAGACCTTCGGCTTCGGCGCGGGGGAGGACTGGCTGCGCACGGGCGACCTGGGCGCCCTGCACGAGGGGCGGTTGCTCGTCACCGGCCGCCTCAAGGACGTACTCGTCGTGGACGGGCGCAACCACTACCCCCAGGACATCGAGGAGACCGTGCAGTCGGTCGTCCCCCTGGTCCGCCGGGACCATCTCGCCGCCTTCGGAGTGACCCGGCCCGACGCCATGGGCGAGGAACTCGTCGTGGTCGCGGAGCACCGCCGGGACGCCGACCCGACCGCGGACGACAGCCGCGGCGCCGAACGCGCCGTACGCGCCGCCGTATCGGCCCGGCACGGCCTGCGCCTGGGCGCGCTGCTGCTCGTACCACCCGGCTCCGTGCCGCGCACGAGCAGCGGCAAGGTGTCCCGCGCGGCCACGCGGACACGGTTCCTCGACGGCGGGTTCGGACCCCGGTGA
- a CDS encoding MFS transporter — MGRARLVALFSLLTLTGFITTLDNTVINVALPTVQRELGLTVPDLEWVAAGYVLSFGALLLPGGRLTDLCGRRPVLAAGIVVFTVSSAACALADSGGALIAARTVQGVGAALVIPASLAVIAVDLPARLRSTAVGLWTAALAVALALGPVVGGFVTERWGWGWVFALNVPFGALALLLIPAVPARSAPRRGGLDVPGLLLSVLALYLLTYALVRGQEHGFTAAPVPQCLAVSAVAACAFVLVEARTARPLVEPRLLRDRFLTGGILAQVLWGIGVNGVFFFTALYLQRVLGFSPTGAGLAFLPLAGALLLGTPIAERAARALGAHVSIAGGLALVAVGLLYVSGVGAGAGYWDLQPGLLLIGWGSALTTPLTVRSLLRVPEDGMGMATGLVSAAREVSGVFGVVLVGVVLTRRERAELRSGAEPRDAFLAGYDLGLRIAACCVLAGALVALLTLRRRGRHRRPRRVVARSRTPLVMR; from the coding sequence GTGGGACGTGCACGACTGGTGGCGCTGTTCTCCCTGCTCACCCTGACCGGCTTCATCACGACGCTCGACAACACGGTCATCAACGTCGCGCTGCCGACCGTGCAGCGCGAACTGGGCCTGACGGTCCCGGACCTGGAGTGGGTGGCCGCCGGCTACGTACTCAGTTTCGGCGCACTGCTGCTGCCCGGCGGCCGGCTGACCGATCTGTGCGGACGCAGGCCGGTGCTGGCCGCCGGGATCGTCGTCTTCACGGTGTCCTCGGCGGCGTGCGCCCTCGCGGACAGCGGGGGCGCGCTGATCGCGGCCCGTACGGTGCAGGGGGTCGGGGCCGCGCTGGTCATCCCGGCCTCGCTCGCCGTCATCGCGGTGGACCTGCCCGCGCGACTGCGTTCGACGGCCGTGGGTCTGTGGACGGCGGCGCTGGCCGTGGCGCTGGCGCTGGGACCCGTGGTGGGCGGCTTCGTCACCGAACGGTGGGGCTGGGGCTGGGTGTTCGCGCTGAACGTCCCCTTCGGTGCGCTCGCCCTGCTGCTGATACCGGCCGTGCCCGCCAGGTCCGCGCCCCGCCGCGGCGGTCTGGACGTGCCCGGCCTGCTGCTGTCCGTCCTCGCGCTCTATCTGCTCACGTACGCGCTCGTGCGCGGCCAGGAACACGGCTTCACCGCCGCGCCCGTGCCGCAGTGCCTGGCCGTGTCGGCGGTCGCCGCCTGCGCGTTCGTCCTCGTGGAGGCCAGGACCGCGCGGCCCCTCGTCGAACCGCGGCTGCTGCGCGACCGGTTCCTCACCGGCGGGATCCTCGCGCAGGTGCTGTGGGGCATCGGCGTCAACGGGGTGTTCTTCTTCACCGCCCTGTACCTCCAGCGGGTGCTGGGCTTCTCCCCCACCGGGGCGGGGCTGGCCTTTCTGCCGCTGGCGGGCGCGCTGCTGCTCGGGACGCCGATCGCCGAGCGGGCGGCCCGCGCGCTCGGCGCCCATGTGTCGATCGCGGGCGGGCTCGCTCTGGTCGCGGTCGGCCTGCTGTACGTGTCGGGTGTGGGCGCGGGGGCCGGCTACTGGGATCTGCAACCGGGGCTCCTGCTGATCGGCTGGGGCTCCGCGCTCACCACTCCCCTGACGGTGCGTTCCCTGCTACGGGTCCCGGAGGACGGGATGGGGATGGCGACGGGCCTGGTGAGCGCGGCGCGCGAGGTCTCCGGGGTGTTCGGGGTGGTCCTGGTGGGGGTGGTCCTCACCCGGCGCGAACGGGCCGAACTGCGGTCAGGGGCCGAGCCGCGCGACGCCTTCCTCGCGGGGTACGACCTGGGGCTGCGGATCGCGGCGTGCTGCGTACTGGCGGGCGCGCTGGTCGCGTTGCTGACGCTGCGCCGCCGCGGCCGTCATCGGCGTCCACGGCGGGTCGTGGCGCGTTCCAGGACTCCCCTTGTCATGAGGTGA
- a CDS encoding PucR family transcriptional regulator: protein MNGFRIPVSEAGMTTVTAAGVAAEAVDGPFKSFPSGLHDQLRPFFADITEEVVRAIRTEIPEYARPTDDTYMQVVHQGVEHALQGFLQRMAEPDGDGEPVRATYQRIGRGEADEGRSLDAFQSALRLGARVAWRRINALVDADLLPRHVLAAFGEALFLHLDEMAAATTTGYTEARLYAAGELRQRRTRLIDLLIVDPPASVAAITELARTAQWPVPRSLAVVVIDRGARAAGPPPIVPPEFLARFDVQPAVLVVPDPEGPGRARAVAGALQGLRAAMGPNVALQEGARSLRWAAEALDLARRGVLPDTQMVRCRDHLATLLLFRDEALVDAMADRHLRPLDGVRLPQRERLAETLLSWLQCGHNASEVAARLAVHPQTVRYRMRQLDELFGDRLHDPTAQFEMQLALRALNLRRAAPVR from the coding sequence GTGAACGGATTCCGCATACCGGTGAGCGAGGCCGGGATGACCACCGTGACCGCCGCCGGCGTCGCCGCCGAAGCGGTGGACGGCCCCTTCAAGTCGTTCCCCTCGGGTCTGCACGACCAGCTCAGACCGTTCTTCGCCGACATCACCGAAGAGGTCGTACGGGCGATCAGGACCGAGATCCCGGAGTACGCGCGGCCGACGGACGACACGTACATGCAGGTCGTGCACCAGGGGGTGGAGCACGCCCTGCAGGGGTTCCTGCAGCGGATGGCCGAGCCCGACGGTGACGGGGAGCCCGTACGGGCGACGTATCAGCGCATCGGCCGGGGCGAGGCGGACGAGGGGCGCAGTCTCGACGCCTTCCAGTCGGCCCTGCGTCTCGGCGCGCGGGTGGCCTGGCGCCGGATCAATGCCCTGGTCGACGCCGATCTGCTGCCGCGCCATGTGCTGGCCGCGTTCGGGGAGGCGCTGTTCCTGCACCTCGACGAGATGGCGGCCGCGACGACGACCGGGTACACGGAGGCTCGGCTGTACGCGGCGGGCGAGCTGCGGCAGCGGCGTACGCGGCTGATCGATCTGCTGATCGTGGATCCGCCCGCGTCGGTCGCGGCCATCACGGAGCTGGCGCGCACCGCGCAGTGGCCGGTGCCCCGTTCACTGGCCGTGGTCGTCATCGACCGCGGTGCGCGGGCCGCGGGGCCGCCGCCCATCGTGCCGCCGGAGTTCCTGGCACGGTTCGACGTGCAGCCCGCCGTGCTGGTGGTGCCCGACCCCGAGGGGCCCGGCCGGGCCCGGGCCGTCGCGGGGGCGTTGCAGGGGCTACGGGCCGCCATGGGCCCCAACGTCGCGCTCCAGGAGGGCGCGAGGTCGCTGCGGTGGGCCGCCGAGGCGCTGGACCTGGCCCGGCGGGGCGTGCTGCCCGACACGCAGATGGTGCGCTGCCGGGACCATCTGGCCACGCTGCTGCTGTTCCGCGACGAGGCCCTGGTGGACGCGATGGCCGACCGGCATCTGCGTCCGCTGGACGGCGTGCGGCTGCCGCAGCGGGAGCGCCTCGCGGAGACGCTGCTCAGCTGGCTGCAGTGCGGGCACAACGCGAGCGAGGTCGCCGCGCGGCTCGCCGTCCATCCACAGACGGTCCGCTATCGCATGCGCCAGCTGGACGAACTGTTCGGCGACCGGCTCCACGACCCGACGGCCCAGTTCGAGATGCAACTGGCGCTGCGCGCGCTGAACCTGCGACGGGCGGCGCCTGTGCGGTGA
- a CDS encoding DUF1304 domain-containing protein — MQTLANVLVGLVAVLHAYILVLEMFLWKRKPGRGLHGFDPEMARATAPLAANQGLYNGFLAAGLVWGLIADDPTGFAAKVFFLVCVVVAGLYGAATANRRILFAQALPGALALAAVLVAR; from the coding sequence ATGCAGACGCTCGCGAACGTGCTGGTCGGTCTGGTCGCCGTTCTGCACGCCTACATCCTCGTTCTGGAGATGTTCCTGTGGAAGCGGAAGCCGGGGCGCGGGCTGCACGGGTTCGATCCGGAGATGGCGCGGGCCACCGCCCCGCTCGCCGCCAACCAGGGGCTCTACAACGGGTTTCTCGCGGCCGGGCTCGTCTGGGGGTTGATCGCCGACGACCCGACGGGGTTCGCCGCCAAGGTCTTCTTCCTGGTGTGCGTGGTCGTCGCGGGCCTGTACGGGGCGGCCACCGCGAACCGGCGCATCCTGTTCGCGCAGGCCCTGCCTGGCGCGCTCGCCCTCGCCGCCGTCCTCGTCGCCCGGTGA
- a CDS encoding TetR/AcrR family transcriptional regulator → MTSDPRAERTRAKLRRALLDECARRPLTEVSVASLVRAAGVGRATFYLHYADLEALAVDACADVVRDAVDALHAWRGRPDPRSAPDALLGFFAGLPPHAPLYRGLLAPGGGGPLGRVLHQDLRARSLAERELAGAPQAPLVASAVAATFAGVLADWLHGLVEGSPEEIAHAVWRLLVALHAVPWEGVGDG, encoded by the coding sequence GTGACGTCCGACCCCCGGGCCGAACGCACACGGGCCAAGTTGCGCCGGGCCCTCCTCGACGAGTGCGCCCGGCGGCCGCTCACGGAGGTGAGCGTCGCGTCGCTGGTGCGCGCGGCCGGGGTCGGCCGGGCCACGTTCTATCTGCACTACGCCGACCTGGAGGCGCTGGCCGTCGACGCCTGCGCCGATGTCGTACGCGATGCCGTGGACGCGCTGCACGCGTGGCGGGGCAGGCCCGATCCCCGGTCGGCGCCGGACGCGCTGCTCGGGTTCTTCGCGGGGCTGCCGCCGCACGCTCCGCTGTACCGCGGGCTGTTGGCCCCGGGCGGTGGTGGTCCGCTGGGCCGTGTCCTCCATCAGGACCTGCGCGCGCGCAGCCTCGCCGAACGCGAGCTCGCCGGTGCGCCGCAGGCTCCGCTCGTCGCCTCGGCCGTGGCCGCGACGTTCGCGGGGGTCCTCGCGGACTGGCTGCACGGGCTTGTGGAGGGCTCCCCGGAGGAGATCGCACACGCGGTGTGGCGTCTGCTGGTCGCGTTGCACGCGGTGCCGTGGGAGGGGGTTGGTGACGGATGA